The DNA sequence ACATGGATGGCCACACTCGAGAAGGGTGTTTTAAACTGATTGGGTATCCTGATTGGTTCAAGGGCAAGAACAAGGCAGGAATCCAATCTTTCAAAGGAAATAGAAGCACCAGAATTATGGCTGCTATTGAGGGAAACAAGTCAAAAGAGGATAATCCTCTGGAATACTTGGACACATCAAGTAAAATACATGAATTGACATCCATGCTGAGCTCTTTAAAACAAGAAGTCTCCCAGCTTGTAAAAGGGAAAGGAACTCTTGCCCCAAGCATATCTCATGGATCTGAGGCACATTTCATGGACTTTGCAGGTAAGTCTACTGTCTATAATACTTGCAATGCACAAATGCAAACTGACTCTAATTGGATCCTAGATACTGGAGCCACAAATCACATGTGTTCAGACAGCAATCTGTTCACCACTTTACATCCACTACACAAGCACATCTGTGTGTGCTTTCCAGATGAGAAAACAACTCAAGTTACTCAATCTGGAAAGCTAAATCTCTTTGGCAAATTGATTTTAGATGATGTTCTTTACATTCCGCACTTTCAATATAACTTGATTTCTATTGGTCAATTAATGAATAGCCATGGCTACTGTATAGTAATGTGGAAGGATTATTGCCTTATACAGGACCCACTGAATAAGAAGGTGGTGGCCATAGGCAAGAAACAAAGAGGCCTCTTCAGGCTGAACCAAATGAGTTTTTCTCATTCTGATGTAAGGAATTGTTTGTTTGAAATCATGAACTCTAATGCTGATCTTCACAGCTTTGTAAATAGCACTTTCTCCCAAATGAATTTGAATAAAGAACATTCCATGCAACTTGAACAGACACATAAGCATGTAGTGACCATGAATGACATGCATGATAGACTAGGGCATGCATCAGTAGGTAAGCTCAAACATGTTAAAGGCATGAACATCAGTAGTGAGGCTATGAGATGCTGTCCTGTTTGCCCCTTAGCTAAACAAGCCAGATTACCTTTTCCCAGAAGCCACACCTTAGCCTCAAAACCTTTTGAATTGGTTCACATTGATATTTGGGGGCCATATAAGACCAGCTCTATCACTGGAGCTAAATTCTTCCTCACCATTGTTGATGACTATAGTAGGGCTGTATGGACCTTTATGATGCACTTAAAAGGTCAGGCTTTTAGCTTGACTAGATACTTTATACACATGGTAGAAAATTAGTTTAATACTACCATCAAAGTCATTAGAAGTGACAATGGAAGGGAGTTTCTAAGCCATAATTATGGCTCTCTGCTCATGAGCAAGGGAATTAAGCACCAAAGATCCTGCCCCTACACTCCACAACAGAATGGAGTTGTAGAAAGAAAACACAGACACATACTTGATACTGCTAGAGCTTTGAAAATACAATCACAAGTCCCTATTCAGTTTTGGTCAGAATGCATTTTAACTGCAACCTACCAAATTAACAGAATGCCTATGGAGCATTTTGGTTGGTCCACGCCTTATGAGAGGCTCTATGGGACCTCACCTGACTATTCTCACCTGAGAAAGTTTGGTTGCTTGTGCTTTGCTACTTCTGTGGGAACTCAGAGGGACAAATTTCAAGAAAGAGCCATTAAAGCTGTGATGATAGGCTATGCCAGCACACACAAAGCCTATAAGCTTTATAACATCAGTGATAAAACCTTCTTTATTAGTAGGGATGTTATCTTCCATGAAAATATCTTTCCCTTCCAAGATAACAATCTGATTGAAAACTATGTGATTCCTATTCCTGTGATTGAGAATGATTGCCCTGTTGTTGAAGCCTGTCCATCTGGTCACACCAGTGATGACCTACAGAATTATCCTTCAGTTAGAAGGACACAAAGGCATAGACAAGCCCCTGTCTGGATGCAAGACTATGTTAATTCTCAGCAAATATCCTTTCTGACCTTCCATCCTTTACATCAATCTTACATTTGCAATGTCAACAAGATTTTTGAACCTTGTACTTACACTCAAGCATCTAATGATGCACATTGGGTTGAAGCCATGAAGCAAGAGCTTCAGGCCCTGGAAAATAACAACACTTGGGTGCTCACTAATTTACCTAAGGGTAAGAAAGCAATAGGCTGTAAATGGGTCTATAAAGTGAAATTTAAGCCAAATGGGGATATAGAGAGATATAAGGCCCGGTTGGTGGCCAAAGGCTACAACCAGATTGAGGGGTTGGATTATAAGGATAGGTTTTCACCTGTGGCCAAACTTACAACTATAAGAGTTTTGATTGCTCTTGCTACTTCCAAACAGTGGCCTATTTTTCAATTGGATATAAATAATGCCTTTttacatggttatcttgatgaAGAGGTGTACATGACACCTCTCCAAGGTTATTACAAAGCCTAACCAGGGCAAGTTTGCTTGCTTAAACGGTCCTTATATGGGCTTAAACAAGCCTCCAGACAGTGGAACATTGAATTTACCACTTTTCTGAAGGGTTTAGGCTTTGTACAGTCCCCCCATGatcattgtctctttacacagcACACTGGTGTTTTAACTTTGATATTgcttatatatgttgatgatattatttTAACTGGAAACTCCATTGATGCCATTAATGAATGCAAGCTTGCTTTACATTCAAAATTTACTATCAAAGATTTGGGACCCCTGAAATATTTTTTGGGACTGGAAGTTGCTAGATCCTCTCAAGCAACTTTACTTAGTCAAATTAAGTATATTTCAGACATATTGAAAGATGCAGGCATGTTTCATTGTAAACCTGCCTCTTGTCCTTTACCTCAAGGCTTACATTTATCTCCCGATTCAGGAGAGCTTTTTGATAAACCTGATTTATATAGGAGACTCATTGGGAGGCTCCTTTATGTTAGTCTCACAAggcctgatatatgttatgctGTGCAACACTTGAGTCAATTTATGAGCATGCCCGGAAAGCCTCATTGGGAGGCTGCTTTACATGTGCTTCGCTATCTTAAGGGCTCCTTACATCAGGGCCTTTGTTTTCCTGTAAGTACTGATTTATCTCTAAATGCCTACTGTGACTCTGATTGGGCAGCTTGCACTTATTCCAGAAAGTCACTATCTGGATATTGCATATATTTGGGACCTTGCCTTATCTCTTGGAAAACAAAGAAACAGCCTATTGTTTCTAAGTCCTCAGCTGAGGCTGAGTATCGTGCAATGGCTAACACTGTGTGTGAACTCCTCTGGATTAGCTATATTTTGCAGGATTTGCAGGTTCACATCCAATTGCCCATTCCGCTGCACTGCGATAATAAAGCTGCCATACACATTGCCGCCAATCCAGTTTTCCATGAGCGCACGAAGCATATCGAGATAGACTGCCACCTGGTGAGAGATCAACTTCAAAGGGGATTTATATTACCTCACCATGTTACTACTGAAGAACAGCTGGCTGACTTATTCACCAAGGCCTTACCAGCCTCCCGCCATGACACATTAACCCGCAAGTTGAATCTTTTGTCTCTCCCAGCTTCAACTTGAGGAGGGGGTGTTAAAAGCTACGTCGTTTTGATGCTTGTAGTTGTTATTTTGTATTGAACATCTAAACTGTGTCGTTTTTATCTAAGCTGAGTTGTTTGTATGCACATGCTGTGCACGTGGGTCTGTCTGGTATAAATAGGAAGCGATGCTTCCAGAACAGCTTGTAACGTTATTTTtcctcattttaaataaaagctctcattttctctctctcttttttctgcGCTTCTGCACAATTCCATTTCAACAAATTCAATAAGGATGCTTCACCTCTCTTTAAGTAACCTGCCTTTCACTATGTCTAACTAATGTTAAGTTGCATGTGTTCATTTTGACCATAGGCATCATTCTCCTTGCGATCTGGAAGGTTGGAGTTACTTGGCTATGTGTTCCCTTACTCCTCTATCCCTAAATTGGCTTGCATGGTCTCTTTAGGCTGTTGTAGCAGGAGTTTTTCTTCTTATCGCCATCAGTGGTAAGCTTTTCCAGTGACAGGGAGCGGCACTAGCTGATTCTTTCAACTGAGTCAACAAATGATTCAAGCCAAATCCGAGTTGCTAGGGTTCTGCTCTTCCATTGGTTTTACTTTTCCTTATTGGTCTTAGACTTTTTAGTCTCATATGTGTTCTTCATGCCTTGGGCCTATATATGTTTACATTGGACTATGATCCCTCGGTTTTATGAATGAGATATCCATCAACTTTGATGAAATATTTACATCCATATAATAGATTACGCAAAATCATATAGCTAATAAAGAAAATAAGCATGGTTATTTAACAAAGGGAAACTGATTCTATATGCATATTTCATAGTAAATCACAGAATTTACTTGAGCCACAACCAACAAGGAAGTAACTCTCTAGTATATGTATCCTTTACATCCAAAGGCACACATTTGTACACAAGAACCAACATCTCAACCATCAAGAAGTAGTAACCCAGATGCCAACTTTTGTTATAAGCTTCTCATCACAGGTACTCAGAGTCTGAGGCTGAGATCAAGTTCATCTCCTCTTGTTTCTAATCTCTCATTGTTTGAAGCAGAGCTTGTTTCCACCATACTCATTTGCTTTCTGGGAAGTAAAAAGCTATAGAGAGGTTTCTTCTTAAAGCATCCACCTTGTGCTGGTCTAAGCTGTGAATCCACATTGCTTTCCTTCAAATAGTAATTGGCACCCAAGTAAGAAAATAGAAGGGAAACAAAATAGTACAATGCGCATCATGCTTTAGAAGGTTATTACCTGAAAAGGGAAAGAACTAAATGTGGGTGATTCTCTTTGAGTCTGAATTGATGATGGAGTTGCTGGTGAGCCAAGTAAGAGGAAACTTCCAACTTCTGCTTCATTATCTGTTCTACTGCTTCTTTTGGTGTTGGGCTCTAAAGAACTTCTTGGCTTCATCTCTCTGAGAAATTAGATTTCATAAAGTAAGCGTAATAAGTAAAATGGATAGAGTTTAATGCAGAAAATGAAACTATAGGCCTACCTAGATGTTGATGTTCTCTCACACGGTTCAAGATTGTTTATGCTGCGACTACCACACGCAAGTGAAGGCTCTGGTCTGTTCACCTGAGGTGAAAACGTAGGAACCTGATAACGGAAAGTCGGCACCGGAGGGATCATCTCTATGGAGAATGGCCGTGATCTCTTTGCACCGACTATCTGTGTACAGTAACCATTTTCAAGATTAGAAGTTGAATTTGTCAcccattttttttaatagtaacAAACTCAATTTCCAAATAAGGAGAGCTAACCATTACTTGCACATATAGCTTAATCATTGtcattaaagaaaaaacatTTCTTTCTTCCTCTAATTTGGTAATAATCCTCATTATATTTTCTAAGAAATAACAAGAAATTATTACAAAACAAACATTGTGCAAGAAACGAAAAAGGGTTACCAACgagattttattaattaatagtaaTAAATGAAGAATTAATGAGATTTTCCAGTCCTTTAATTTCTATAACTTTGCCAGACTAACTCAATCCTGTTTCGGACTGCAAAAGGCTTAATTAACTTagtgaaatattttattattaattttttcagacACCCAAATGCCCAAAAAGAAAAATCccaggtgaaaattttgagttCTTTTTCTCCAACAAAAAACAAATGCACAATGGACCCTGCCACAAGAAAaggtaaaaaattatataaataaaaaagtgaATTAATTCAACTTGCCTTGTCTTCCTCTGGCCATAAAGCAGTCCATTGATGATGTGATGTTTGGTTTGAAGGGGGCTCTCTACCAAGAGAAGGTGCAGTAGAAGACGAGGTTGTCGAAGATGACACAATAGGATGTGGAAAAAGATTTGTCTGCAAATTACACACAAATTCAGACCAACATGCAATACTAGCTACGGATAAATGAATTCTGATTCTTACTTACAATTGAAGATGGTGACGACTGCTGGCTTCTTTGCATCAAACTAGGAGAAGGAAACAATTGATTCTTAGATCCATTTGACAAATGAGTAGAAGATTGAACCGCAGAAGCTGATCTAGGATCCCAAACCTCAACAGTAGGCCGCTCACAAGAATTCCACGTTGTGGGTAATAATGCATGCGCAGGCAAAGCAACGCCTGATCCAGATCCAACTCCTAGGGGTGACGGGTTACTGTTAGAATTGTTACTGTAAAACATTGTCGTTGGTAGAGCAAAATGGTTAGGATTTGGAGAAAATGAGACAGATTTAGGTAGAGAATTTGGTGGAGGAAGAACTGGAGATTTTGGTTGATAAGAACATGCAAGTGATGAAACTAAAGAGAACCCTTTATTTTTGGCTTCGTCAAAATCAGGTCTCTTTTCTTGTTCTCTCAAGATCTTCTCCAGTTCTGCAACTCCTGGTCCTCTCTTTGGAACTCGTTGTCTCTTGGGTTTCTTTGAAAATATACTCTCGACGCCATAACCACCATTACAGCCACCACAACTGCCACCACTCTTATCAAAAAAGCCACCACCACTGAGACTAAGGCTGGTGTTGCTGCACATTTCTGTAAAAGCTAGAAGAGATTTTGGTatttttccttcctttctttcttctttct is a window from the Manihot esculenta cultivar AM560-2 chromosome 16, M.esculenta_v8, whole genome shotgun sequence genome containing:
- the LOC110603988 gene encoding uncharacterized protein LOC110603988; protein product: MCSNTSLSLSGGGFFDKSGGSCGGCNGGYGVESIFSKKPKRQRVPKRGPGVAELEKILREQEKRPDFDEAKNKGFSLVSSLACSYQPKSPVLPPPNSLPKSVSFSPNPNHFALPTTMFYSNNSNSNPSPLGVGSGSGVALPAHALLPTTWNSCERPTVEVWDPRSASAVQSSTHLSNGSKNQLFPSPSLMQRSQQSSPSSITNLFPHPIVSSSTTSSSTAPSLGREPPSNQTSHHQWTALWPEEDKGPLCICFLLEKKNSKFSPGIFLFGHLENIMRIITKLEEERNVFSLMTMIKLYVQVMIVGAKRSRPFSIEMIPPVPTFRYQVPTFSPQVNRPEPSLACGSRSINNLEPCERTSTSREMKPRSSLEPNTKRSSRTDNEAEVGSFLLLGSPATPSSIQTQRESPTFSSFPFQESNVDSQLRPAQGGCFKKKPLYSFLLPRKQMSMVETSSASNNERLETRGDELDLSLRL